The Plasmodium knowlesi strain H genome assembly, chromosome: 14 genome has a segment encoding these proteins:
- a CDS encoding negative elongation factor A, putative yields MGKNDTLTSMGEGKGTEGQRKKAEDEKDPAAEGCSDNGREVEKEGDGTQRMGTKKEETNEQESNEISDKYIKYLECIKNNWSSSQASKLLNNKLIKYISERFLYMSSSLKVRVLTSFFYLPDKLRVENERYLLLITANGEIDGNGWVKKFSRILKPFIKTGIMDIKDIDSQTMHRILNYIDQENNSKKRRTRYIHNKKELEHIHMCDPVNELKNLENKSIIHLDEYKMFTPAKNFDCLLSSIIKRGISEFKN; encoded by the exons ATGGGAAAAAACGATACCCTTACTTCTATGGGCGAGGGTAAAGGAACGGAGGGGCAGAGGAAAAAAGCTGAAGATGAGAAGGATCCTGCCGCAGAAGGCTGTTCTGATAATGGCCGAGAGGTCGAAAAGGAGGGTGATGGCACCCAGAGAATGGGaactaaaaaggaagaaacaaatgaacaagaaAGCAATGAAATCAGTGACAAgtacataaaatatttagagtgtataaaaaataactgGTCATCTTCCCAAGCATCGAAATTATTAAACAACAAATTAATCAAATATATATCTGAGCGATTTTTATACATGTCTAGTTCATTGAAGGTGAGAGTATTGACgagttttttttatctgccTGATAAATTAAGGGTAGAAAACGAAAGGTACTTGTTATTAATTACAGCAAATGGTGAAATCGATGGTAACGGTTGGGTCAAAAAATTTAGCAGAATCTTAAAGCCATTTATCAAAACAGGCATAATGGATATTAAAGATATAGACAGCCAAACCATGCACagaattttaaattatattgACCAAGAAAATAATAGCAAAAAACGCAGGACGCGTTACATTCACAATAAAAAGGAACTCgaacacatacacatgtgtgatCCTGttaatgaattaaaaaatttggaaaacaaAAGCATTATACATTTGGATGAGTACAAAATGTTTACGCCggcaaaaaattttgacTGTCTTCTTTCATCG ATCATTAAGCGTGGAATAAGCGAAttcaaaaattga
- a CDS encoding histone H2B variant, putative, with translation MSGKGPAQKSQAAKKTAGKTLGPRHKRKRRTESFSLYIFKVLKQVHPETGVTKKSMNIMNSFINDIFDRLVTEATRLIRYNKKRTLSSREIQTAVRLLLPGELSKHAVSEGTKAVTKYTTSGA, from the coding sequence atgtcaGGAAAAGGACCAGCGCAAAAATCTCAAGCTGCAAAGAAAACTGCAGGAAAAACTTTGGGACCAAGGcataagagaaaaagaagaacagagtcattttcactttacatttttaaagtttTAAAACAAGTGCATCCAGAAACTGgtgtgacaaaaaaaagcatgaatATTATGAATTCTTTCATTAATGATATATTTGACAGGTTAGTTACCGAAGCAACTAGACTAATTCGTTATAACAAGAAGAGAACATTGTCATCACGTGAAATTCAAACTGCCGTTAGGTTACTTTTACCTGGAGAATTGTCAAAACACGCCGTCTCTGAAGGAACCAAAGCCGTAACAAAGTACACCACCAGTGGTGCATAG